Proteins encoded in a region of the Candidatus Moanabacter tarae genome:
- the bfrD gene encoding putative TonB-dependent receptor BfrD, with amino-acid sequence MKERAFLGDLLGCFVILSLLVASDVPVSGDSNAKESDIKELQEYVVGGVAPEISVNPLAHPISSVYGWKRDLLSIPRGVSLIPPELLQERYVDSVQEIIPFSPSAQSPSSYGNNTTPHIRGDVAEFYVNGQRRSGNEYGFDPSFNSVESISVVRGPGTVSLGPGFYSGGYVNYVTKKPNLDKHAIKVTANIGAWVPGHHSYLDTSFQFDRNLPLSRGKLGLRISYEGQENQTFFHRNGGREDYQDLYLALKWRPTPKLEIDFGGQYVWQGVPQLLGVNRPYDGLILENRYIKGGLTYPAVNAPDGFSIRTKVGGTTEFDPQYTLLSSGDYSNANIGSVQVISRLSLDKSSVLVNRTFVERVNRRRHHDFSYTEYVRQLTFETRNEWEKKFDGGEISHSLLLGFGIRYEDTEAYMNYFNYYPYGYDISRGPPFRAEDIIGLFGQPGPGGSLFYGAEEGIPETSHSEVWHPAVFLQHEVSYADRVQILYGLRGNSYNANVSDPLPPSGAESAWRDSGVFYSGDYNVSLTFKARDGLSIYTTFNLTHAVDGSSGGGAIMLGGEGVIDKEDFKNQCELIEGGVKLSLLENSLYVATTGFRQDRYRSELGGGKTGIRVSGLEFETVYQPVERFYFLANLTYMSGHYKDASPFVLGGVDLNGLYYSPEGFFGVTQNFDPNLIGDDGQIIPGNHTISGISKWTLNLGTSWRSIKGFGFRLWGSVQSSQNGNMLRQYTIPTQFGLNGSLLFKNQSWEASLSFLNFTDEPNWSHNGDEFGSNVFVGRNLPFRMEAQFRIFL; translated from the coding sequence ATGAAAGAGAGAGCTTTTCTAGGGGACCTACTAGGTTGTTTTGTTATACTTAGTTTGCTTGTGGCGAGTGATGTTCCCGTAAGCGGGGATAGTAATGCAAAAGAAAGTGACATAAAGGAGCTTCAGGAATATGTCGTTGGAGGGGTGGCTCCAGAGATTTCTGTTAATCCACTGGCTCATCCAATTAGCTCTGTCTACGGCTGGAAGCGAGATCTTCTATCCATACCTAGGGGGGTCTCTTTGATTCCTCCCGAGCTTTTGCAGGAACGATACGTAGACAGTGTGCAGGAGATCATTCCTTTCAGTCCAAGTGCACAGTCTCCATCTAGCTATGGTAACAATACAACTCCCCACATTCGGGGGGATGTAGCGGAATTCTATGTTAACGGACAGAGGCGGAGCGGTAATGAATACGGGTTCGACCCCAGTTTTAATAGCGTGGAGTCAATCAGTGTAGTGCGTGGACCTGGAACGGTGAGCTTGGGTCCTGGATTCTACAGTGGAGGTTATGTCAATTACGTTACGAAGAAGCCGAATTTGGATAAGCATGCAATTAAGGTCACAGCTAATATTGGGGCTTGGGTTCCGGGGCATCATTCCTATCTTGACACTTCTTTTCAATTCGACCGCAACCTTCCTCTAAGTCGAGGTAAACTGGGTCTTCGGATTAGTTATGAGGGGCAGGAGAACCAAACTTTTTTTCATCGAAATGGAGGAAGAGAAGATTATCAAGATTTGTATTTAGCGCTAAAATGGAGACCTACCCCCAAGTTGGAGATAGACTTTGGTGGACAATATGTTTGGCAAGGAGTTCCGCAGTTACTTGGCGTAAATCGGCCCTACGATGGACTGATACTTGAGAATCGGTATATTAAAGGGGGGTTAACCTATCCGGCTGTAAACGCGCCTGATGGGTTTTCAATTCGAACTAAGGTGGGCGGTACAACTGAATTTGATCCCCAGTACACCCTTCTTTCCTCGGGTGACTACAGCAATGCGAACATAGGGAGTGTTCAGGTAATCAGCAGGTTGTCCTTAGACAAAAGTTCTGTCCTGGTGAATCGGACTTTCGTTGAGCGAGTGAATCGAAGACGTCATCATGATTTTTCCTATACTGAATACGTTAGACAGTTGACGTTCGAAACTCGCAACGAATGGGAGAAGAAATTTGATGGGGGAGAGATTAGCCACAGTCTCCTTTTAGGATTCGGTATCCGATACGAAGATACTGAGGCCTACATGAACTATTTCAACTATTATCCCTATGGCTACGATATTTCAAGAGGCCCACCTTTTAGGGCGGAAGATATCATCGGCCTGTTCGGACAACCCGGTCCTGGAGGCAGCCTTTTTTATGGAGCCGAAGAGGGTATCCCAGAAACCTCACATTCTGAAGTATGGCATCCAGCTGTATTTTTGCAACATGAGGTCTCTTATGCCGATCGAGTCCAGATCCTCTATGGACTCCGCGGAAATTCCTACAATGCAAATGTCTCAGACCCACTGCCTCCTTCAGGAGCAGAAAGTGCCTGGAGGGACAGCGGTGTTTTCTATAGTGGAGATTACAATGTAAGCCTAACCTTCAAAGCGAGAGATGGACTGTCAATCTACACAACATTCAACCTCACTCATGCAGTTGATGGAAGCAGTGGAGGGGGAGCGATCATGCTTGGGGGAGAAGGAGTGATCGATAAAGAGGACTTTAAAAACCAATGCGAACTAATTGAAGGTGGGGTTAAATTAAGCTTATTGGAGAACAGTCTATATGTTGCTACAACTGGATTCCGGCAGGACCGATACCGTTCCGAGCTAGGGGGAGGAAAGACTGGAATAAGAGTCAGTGGATTGGAATTTGAAACCGTCTACCAGCCGGTTGAACGATTTTATTTCCTGGCCAATTTAACCTATATGTCGGGTCATTATAAAGATGCATCACCATTCGTTCTTGGTGGAGTTGACTTAAACGGACTTTATTATTCTCCTGAGGGTTTTTTTGGCGTTACTCAAAATTTTGACCCGAACTTGATTGGAGATGACGGCCAGATTATTCCGGGCAATCACACAATTTCAGGCATATCGAAATGGACCCTTAATTTAGGGACTTCTTGGAGATCAATTAAGGGTTTTGGATTTCGATTGTGGGGGAGTGTTCAATCATCCCAAAATGGAAACATGTTGCGACAATATACGATTCCAACACAGTTTGGGCTCAATGGTTCTTTGCTGTTTAAGAACCAGAGTTGGGAGGCATCCCTCAGCTTTCTGAATTTCACAGATGAACCCAACTGGTCGCACAACGGTGACGAATTTGGTAGTAACGTATTTGTAGGCCGTAATCTGCCTTTCCGGATGGAAGCACAATTCCGAATCTTCCTTTAG
- the trkH gene encoding Trk system potassium uptake protein TrkH — translation MNYAIIFRLLGIILTALCVAMAVSLGIAFFFDGDVGREGTAIRGFTMSIVISSSLAVAFQLMSREGEMKMLRKEAITVIGLGWILASLVGALPYYLILPDCSVADAVFESTSGITTTGASVFSTLEGFPRSLLFWRAISQWIGGLGIVVFFVSLLSFLGVGAKILFSGESSASSTELDSPRVRIGILHIMYLYFGLSAICAVAYRFCGLNWFDAVCHMFTTVSTAGFSTKTASIGAFDNATFEWTVIFFMLLGGMSFLVMVRVLQGDFRVLLRNSEVKSLLLIVIIATLLVAETLLDQNSMEGFHTLIRKSVFQTVSILTTTGYSSANFDVWSETTHAVLLVLMLIGGCSGSTAGGLKIVRVIAAFRICLLQIEKAFRARLFRQIKISGRTIDTETKVSISGYIVLAMSLCFAGMLVVAYLEPGFSMKGMFSAAIACFFNIGPGFSEVGPAQNYGELKGLTKSFLSLLMIMGRVELFPVLVLFVPTLWRRFY, via the coding sequence GTGAATTACGCCATCATCTTCCGGTTGCTCGGTATTATACTAACAGCCTTGTGTGTGGCGATGGCTGTTAGCCTTGGCATTGCTTTTTTCTTCGACGGTGATGTCGGGAGAGAAGGAACCGCCATTCGGGGTTTTACCATGAGTATCGTGATTTCTTCCTCTTTGGCGGTTGCTTTTCAACTAATGAGCCGGGAGGGAGAGATGAAAATGCTTCGGAAGGAGGCTATAACGGTTATTGGGTTGGGGTGGATACTCGCCAGTCTGGTTGGTGCGCTACCTTATTACTTAATCCTTCCAGATTGTTCAGTGGCGGATGCGGTTTTTGAGTCAACCTCCGGTATTACTACGACGGGCGCTTCAGTATTCAGTACCCTCGAGGGGTTTCCCCGCAGTCTTCTTTTCTGGCGTGCTATCAGTCAATGGATCGGTGGACTTGGAATTGTGGTATTTTTTGTTTCTCTTCTCTCCTTTTTGGGTGTTGGGGCCAAAATATTATTCTCAGGTGAGTCTTCTGCTAGTTCGACGGAGTTGGATTCACCAAGAGTGCGGATTGGTATATTGCATATAATGTATCTTTACTTTGGTCTCTCGGCCATCTGTGCGGTGGCCTATCGTTTCTGTGGGTTGAATTGGTTCGATGCCGTTTGCCATATGTTCACGACGGTAAGCACGGCGGGTTTTAGTACAAAGACGGCGAGTATCGGTGCTTTCGACAATGCCACTTTTGAGTGGACCGTAATCTTCTTTATGTTGTTAGGAGGGATGAGCTTTCTGGTTATGGTGCGTGTTTTGCAGGGCGATTTCCGTGTGCTGTTGAGAAACAGCGAAGTAAAGTCCCTCCTGTTAATTGTAATAATCGCAACATTGCTTGTGGCAGAGACCCTCCTCGATCAGAATAGTATGGAAGGGTTTCATACGTTAATCAGGAAGAGCGTTTTTCAGACCGTATCAATACTAACCACGACGGGATATAGTTCGGCCAACTTCGATGTCTGGTCGGAGACAACTCATGCTGTTTTGTTGGTGCTCATGTTGATTGGTGGCTGTAGTGGATCAACTGCCGGTGGACTTAAAATAGTCCGAGTTATTGCTGCTTTCCGTATCTGCCTTTTGCAGATCGAGAAGGCCTTTCGTGCTCGGCTTTTCCGCCAAATCAAGATAAGCGGTCGCACTATCGATACAGAGACAAAAGTATCGATTTCTGGTTATATTGTACTGGCAATGTCTCTCTGTTTCGCAGGTATGCTGGTCGTAGCTTACCTGGAACCAGGATTCAGTATGAAAGGGATGTTCTCGGCTGCAATTGCCTGTTTTTTCAACATTGGCCCTGGGTTTTCAGAAGTTGGTCCCGCTCAAAATTACGGTGAGTTGAAAGGACTCACTAAGTCTTTTCTCTCTCTTCTTATGATTATGGGAAGGGTCGAGCTCTTCCCAGTGTTAGTGCTATTTGTGCCCACATTATGGCGGAGGTTTTACTAA
- the btuB_2 gene encoding Vitamin B12 transporter BtuB — MAEVLLRILRGKSGQNLFVDFDNTHVAILRDMKFNKFLIPNRWIRFFVLGSVSFTAYLEGSELEIDDKVEILESMEVIDITPTHSVGIDPRDMPSSVLRITETELKWSLSLGLTDVMNRAIGSFLVNDAQGNPMQPNFQFRGYTSSPLLGLPQGLAVFQNGIRMNEPFGDTVNWDLIPLVGISSVNVMAGSNPMFGLNTLGGAISIRTKNGFSHPGNDIKLYGGSFGRLSAQFQSGANKGAFGYYIAAHHFQEVGWRDFSDSEASNFMGVFSWRDESSFLNLNFSAGKTELRGNGASPVELLENDRSAVFTHPDITKNALSMFSAEWDRAVAKDFHFSGTAYFRATDTDSFNGDGSEFEECVGDPGNEYLCHGMESSGEVPILDQVGGFANAGFDAINNISWRDQESYGGSLQTILSKEIGINENQLIFGGSFDRGASGFESQVELSQLTDDRGTIRTGLFVPEEEVEIKTRTETWSLYFWDTFYFSEVMNISVSGRYNNSDVLIRDITGNTPDLNGDHHFDQFNFSAGITHDIFPEMGFYFNFSQSNRVPTPVELACANPDAPCNLPNSFLADPPLEQVRTDTLEGGFRGEIRDSVELEVGVFRSENKDDIIFISTGGVTSNQGYFDNIGNTLRQGIEFRMKGDLESIQWHFNYSYLRAEFNSAFVSNSPYHPNSSINGDINVGRGDRIPSIPQHNLKAGVKWESRNSLSLSADASYISGQYLRGDEMNALALIDGYVVFDFFGRYELTQLLSVFWKVDNLLDSIYETFGLLGEPDEVLGEDFENPRFLAPGPPFGVWVGLEYEF, encoded by the coding sequence ATGGCGGAGGTTTTACTAAGAATCCTTAGAGGCAAATCTGGTCAGAACCTCTTTGTTGATTTTGATAACACACACGTAGCTATCTTACGAGATATGAAATTCAACAAATTTCTAATTCCAAATCGATGGATCCGGTTTTTTGTACTGGGCTCAGTAAGTTTTACTGCATACCTCGAAGGGAGTGAACTAGAAATCGATGATAAAGTTGAGATTCTCGAATCGATGGAAGTAATTGATATTACACCTACCCATAGTGTTGGTATCGATCCTAGAGATATGCCTTCATCTGTTCTACGGATTACAGAGACGGAACTAAAGTGGTCGTTGAGTTTGGGTCTAACCGATGTCATGAACCGGGCGATTGGTAGCTTTCTTGTCAATGATGCACAGGGGAACCCGATGCAGCCAAATTTTCAATTTCGAGGGTATACCTCTTCTCCGCTACTCGGATTACCTCAAGGACTTGCCGTTTTCCAGAACGGTATTCGAATGAATGAGCCCTTTGGTGACACGGTGAATTGGGACCTGATCCCTCTCGTGGGAATCAGCAGTGTCAATGTAATGGCGGGATCAAATCCGATGTTTGGATTGAATACATTAGGTGGGGCGATATCAATTCGAACAAAGAACGGCTTCTCTCATCCCGGGAACGACATTAAATTATATGGCGGTTCGTTTGGACGTTTGTCAGCTCAGTTTCAGAGTGGTGCAAATAAAGGGGCTTTCGGTTACTATATTGCCGCCCACCATTTCCAAGAGGTCGGGTGGCGAGATTTCTCGGACTCAGAAGCCTCTAACTTTATGGGTGTATTTAGTTGGCGGGATGAGTCCAGCTTCTTAAACCTCAATTTTTCAGCTGGGAAAACAGAACTCAGAGGGAATGGAGCATCTCCGGTCGAGCTCCTTGAAAATGACCGAAGTGCTGTTTTTACCCATCCAGATATAACAAAGAATGCTCTTTCAATGTTTTCTGCTGAATGGGATAGAGCAGTTGCGAAAGATTTCCACTTTTCGGGTACAGCTTATTTTCGAGCAACTGATACAGATTCTTTTAACGGCGACGGATCCGAATTTGAAGAATGCGTTGGAGACCCGGGTAACGAATACTTATGTCATGGAATGGAGAGTTCTGGAGAAGTCCCCATTCTCGATCAGGTTGGAGGGTTTGCTAACGCTGGGTTCGATGCCATAAACAATATTAGTTGGCGAGACCAAGAGAGCTATGGAGGATCGTTGCAGACAATCTTATCCAAGGAAATCGGAATAAATGAAAACCAATTGATTTTCGGGGGAAGTTTTGACCGAGGGGCAAGTGGATTCGAATCCCAAGTTGAACTGAGCCAATTAACCGACGATAGAGGAACGATCAGGACAGGGCTTTTCGTGCCTGAAGAGGAAGTCGAAATAAAGACCCGAACAGAGACCTGGTCTCTCTACTTTTGGGATACTTTTTATTTTTCTGAAGTAATGAATATTTCGGTCTCTGGACGGTACAATAATTCCGATGTTCTAATACGTGACATCACGGGTAATACTCCAGATCTTAATGGTGACCACCATTTCGATCAATTTAATTTCTCAGCTGGAATTACCCACGACATCTTTCCGGAGATGGGTTTCTATTTCAACTTCAGCCAATCTAATCGTGTCCCCACTCCTGTTGAGCTGGCTTGTGCTAATCCGGATGCCCCCTGTAATCTTCCAAACTCCTTTCTTGCAGATCCTCCACTCGAGCAGGTGCGGACAGACACATTGGAAGGAGGTTTTCGGGGCGAGATCAGAGATTCGGTTGAATTAGAGGTCGGGGTTTTTCGATCCGAGAACAAGGATGACATTATCTTTATCAGCACCGGTGGTGTAACAAGTAACCAAGGTTACTTTGACAATATAGGGAATACACTTCGACAGGGAATAGAATTTCGTATGAAAGGCGATCTCGAAAGCATTCAGTGGCATTTTAACTATAGTTATCTTAGGGCTGAATTCAACAGTGCCTTCGTCTCGAATAGTCCCTATCATCCTAATTCAAGTATTAACGGTGATATCAATGTGGGGAGAGGTGACCGTATTCCTTCAATTCCTCAGCATAATCTAAAGGCAGGTGTTAAATGGGAATCTAGAAATAGTCTCAGTCTCAGTGCTGATGCCTCATACATTTCTGGGCAATACCTACGGGGAGATGAAATGAATGCCCTTGCCTTAATAGATGGGTACGTAGTATTCGATTTTTTTGGACGCTATGAATTAACTCAATTGCTTTCGGTCTTCTGGAAGGTCGATAATCTGCTTGATTCGATATACGAGACTTTTGGTCTTCTGGGTGAACCCGATGAAGTCTTGGGAGAGGATTTCGAGAATCCTAGATTTTTGGCGCCCGGGCCACCTTTTGGTGTTTGGGTTGGCTTAGAGTATGAATTTTAG
- the bacC_2 gene encoding Dihydroanticapsin 7-dehydrogenase, with protein MNRLKDKVAILTGAGTREVGDDALYGTGSATAILFAREGAKVVLVDMDSGNAERTRARIRDEGGEVEVVETDVSQPSQCRASVEAAISYFGRLDILFNNVGTFGSGRITEVEEDTWDHQMAVGLKGMAFMCKYAIRRMAESGGGSIINISSIDGMRAGFRPNVPYGVAKGGIISMTRHTAVHHGRANIRVNCIAPGHIHTTFVSSLSEEDRELRRRISPLGNEGTAWDVAWAAVYLASDEARWVSGVVLPVDAGLFAGSPLSLVDNLMDG; from the coding sequence ATGAACCGCCTAAAGGATAAAGTAGCTATTTTAACTGGAGCAGGAACCCGAGAAGTTGGGGATGATGCTCTTTACGGGACCGGCAGTGCAACCGCGATACTTTTTGCCCGGGAAGGTGCGAAAGTCGTATTAGTGGATATGGACAGTGGTAATGCAGAAAGAACTCGTGCTAGGATCAGAGATGAAGGAGGCGAGGTCGAGGTTGTCGAGACCGATGTATCACAACCCTCTCAATGCAGGGCTTCTGTAGAAGCCGCGATTTCCTATTTTGGTAGGTTAGACATCTTGTTCAACAATGTGGGTACATTTGGATCGGGGAGGATCACTGAAGTTGAGGAGGATACATGGGACCATCAAATGGCAGTTGGATTGAAGGGAATGGCATTCATGTGCAAGTATGCAATCCGACGCATGGCTGAGTCTGGAGGTGGGTCGATCATCAATATTTCCTCAATAGACGGGATGCGAGCTGGGTTTCGTCCTAACGTACCATATGGAGTAGCGAAAGGCGGTATTATTTCGATGACTCGTCATACTGCTGTTCATCACGGGCGGGCAAATATTAGGGTCAACTGCATTGCACCCGGTCATATCCATACAACGTTTGTAAGCAGTCTCTCAGAAGAAGATCGAGAGCTCCGTCGTCGGATTTCTCCGCTCGGAAATGAAGGAACAGCATGGGACGTGGCATGGGCCGCAGTTTATCTTGCAAGTGATGAGGCACGATGGGTATCGGGCGTTGTGCTCCCAGTTGACGCGGGTCTATTTGCTGGAAGTCCTTTGTCTTTGGTTGATAATCTTATGGACGGCTGA
- the gci_4 gene encoding D-galactarolactone cycloisomerase, producing the protein MSDSVRNIKTGVLTIPRDTPYLGKLLPGETLDDRGYIVRRNGTVYPSFDRSVLVCIETRDGVIGWGETYGIVAPGAVTAIIDDLLSGFVVGRDPWDAMVIHDELYDLMRVRGYSSGFYMDALAAIDIALWDICGKQSGKPLAKLLGGKRRHSIPAYVSGLPCPTQNERSDLAAKWQSRGFDMFKTAGVAADIPTLEEIAHLRERLGDNVKIAIDYHWAYTAADAIEIIRSLEPHRPWFVEAPCKSEDIDGQARIATAVRVPIALGEEWRTVFDVRLRLDRQAVSIIQPEMGHTGVTEFVRMAQLAEAHHLQTIPHATIGLGIFLAASLQVSASIRSLPAHEYQHSIFDRNQYLITGDMRCEKGAYSIPTGPGLGVEPSEEALRMIEYS; encoded by the coding sequence ATGAGTGACTCGGTGCGCAATATTAAAACCGGTGTTTTGACGATTCCTCGGGACACTCCCTACCTTGGAAAACTACTTCCAGGCGAAACACTCGACGATCGAGGTTACATTGTACGTAGAAACGGGACGGTCTACCCATCATTCGATCGGAGTGTCCTTGTCTGCATAGAAACTCGTGACGGTGTGATTGGATGGGGCGAGACTTACGGGATTGTCGCTCCTGGAGCAGTCACAGCGATCATCGATGATCTTCTATCAGGGTTTGTAGTAGGCCGTGATCCTTGGGATGCTATGGTAATCCACGACGAGCTCTACGACCTCATGCGGGTCCGTGGATATTCTAGCGGGTTTTATATGGATGCACTGGCTGCTATTGACATTGCTCTTTGGGATATTTGCGGCAAGCAATCAGGAAAGCCGCTGGCAAAGCTCCTTGGAGGGAAAAGACGCCATTCCATCCCTGCCTATGTCTCTGGGTTACCGTGTCCAACCCAAAACGAACGTTCGGATCTAGCCGCAAAATGGCAGAGTCGCGGATTCGATATGTTCAAGACTGCCGGCGTCGCTGCAGACATTCCAACCTTAGAAGAAATTGCTCATCTAAGAGAACGTCTTGGAGATAATGTGAAGATAGCCATAGATTACCATTGGGCCTACACTGCAGCAGATGCGATTGAGATTATCAGATCTCTTGAACCCCACCGGCCTTGGTTTGTCGAAGCACCATGTAAATCGGAAGATATTGATGGTCAGGCTCGTATTGCGACCGCTGTTAGGGTTCCCATCGCTCTTGGAGAAGAATGGCGTACTGTTTTCGATGTGCGTTTGAGGTTAGACCGTCAGGCTGTATCCATAATACAGCCTGAAATGGGACATACCGGCGTAACTGAATTTGTCCGTATGGCGCAACTGGCTGAAGCTCATCACCTCCAAACAATTCCACATGCAACCATTGGTCTTGGCATTTTCCTGGCCGCTAGCCTGCAGGTTAGCGCTTCCATTCGCTCTCTCCCGGCCCATGAATACCAACATTCTATTTTCGACCGAAATCAATACTTGATCACGGGGGATATGCGATGTGAGAAAGGAGCCTACAGTATTCCCACTGGACCTGGATTAGGGGTCGAACCCTCCGAAGAAGCTCTTAGAATGATCGAGTACTCATAA
- the ydjG_2 gene encoding NADH-specific methylglyoxal reductase, with protein MDQRTLGKTGIKVSRLGIGGLQISSKYSRFDGARETIHRAVDLGVNYTDTAPSYGNSELVLGRTLDEIQTPLIVSTKLGGRPQPFDPQNRDQLQESLETSLRLLGRNHIDILFIHEPDRPGYYDWWKNNRNFEGPVLDLLKDLKREGTIRAIGIAGTTAYRMADLIRTGKFDIVLTAFNYSLLWREAEREILPAAVENGLGIIIGSPLQQGAIAQRQDKEIETANWISPPRREQIRKLYAFLDEVDMTLAECAIRFVISNPHIDCTLMGARSSREVELNVASVEKGPLNSDILRRLDKIASLVPFRPFDEPFGFPFGREYKGPGRA; from the coding sequence ATGGATCAACGAACTTTAGGAAAAACAGGCATAAAGGTAAGCCGTCTGGGAATAGGTGGCCTTCAAATCAGTTCAAAATATTCGAGATTCGATGGAGCCCGAGAAACCATTCATCGAGCAGTGGACCTGGGTGTTAACTACACCGACACGGCTCCCTCATACGGAAATAGTGAGTTAGTGCTCGGCAGGACCCTGGACGAAATCCAAACTCCTCTTATCGTCTCAACCAAGCTCGGAGGACGGCCTCAGCCTTTCGATCCGCAAAACCGCGATCAGCTTCAAGAATCGCTCGAAACGAGCCTCCGTCTTCTTGGGCGAAATCATATCGATATTCTCTTCATTCACGAACCGGATCGACCCGGCTATTATGACTGGTGGAAGAATAATCGAAACTTTGAAGGCCCAGTGCTTGACCTCCTCAAAGATCTCAAACGGGAAGGCACAATAAGGGCGATTGGTATAGCCGGCACCACCGCCTATAGGATGGCAGATCTCATCCGAACGGGTAAGTTCGATATCGTTTTGACCGCCTTTAACTACAGCCTATTGTGGCGTGAAGCAGAACGAGAGATCCTGCCTGCAGCCGTTGAAAACGGGTTGGGGATTATTATAGGTTCACCACTGCAACAGGGAGCTATAGCACAGCGACAAGACAAAGAGATTGAAACAGCGAATTGGATTTCTCCACCTCGTCGCGAACAAATACGTAAACTCTACGCTTTTCTTGATGAAGTCGATATGACGCTCGCCGAATGTGCTATTCGGTTCGTCATTTCAAATCCGCACATAGATTGTACTCTAATGGGCGCCCGATCCTCAAGGGAAGTAGAACTGAACGTAGCATCGGTAGAAAAGGGCCCCCTGAACTCTGATATTCTTCGTCGACTCGATAAAATCGCCTCCCTTGTGCCCTTCCGTCCATTTGACGAACCGTTCGGGTTTCCGTTTGGACGTGAGTACAAAGGTCCGGGACGTGCTTAG
- the hpt gene encoding Hypoxanthine phosphoribosyltransferase, producing MTIQAITQPTAQLSNSQLMLADLEKVLITEEQIEERVKELAKEISNLYDPDEEITVISIINGAILFTADLVRNLPGQVRIDCIRVSSYEDETSPVNGPKISSTLTLDLANRHVLLVDDIIDTGNTISKVYQYVLDMDPASIRTAVLLEKKARRKVAFEIDLVGFQIPDEFVVGYGLDYAQRYRNLRCIGVLKTEQQQGN from the coding sequence ATGACAATTCAAGCTATCACCCAACCTACCGCCCAACTATCGAATTCACAACTCATGCTTGCTGACCTCGAAAAGGTGCTCATTACGGAGGAACAAATAGAGGAACGAGTGAAGGAACTAGCTAAAGAAATCTCCAACCTCTATGACCCAGATGAAGAAATAACAGTCATCTCGATCATTAATGGTGCAATTCTTTTTACCGCTGATCTCGTTCGTAATCTTCCAGGTCAAGTTAGAATCGACTGTATACGTGTCTCTAGCTATGAGGATGAGACCTCCCCTGTCAACGGGCCTAAAATCTCAAGTACACTGACACTTGATCTCGCTAATCGGCATGTCCTCTTAGTCGACGATATTATCGATACTGGAAATACCATTTCTAAAGTTTATCAGTACGTTCTCGATATGGATCCTGCATCGATTCGAACAGCCGTTCTTCTTGAAAAGAAAGCTCGTCGTAAAGTCGCCTTTGAAATTGACCTTGTTGGATTTCAGATTCCCGATGAATTCGTTGTGGGCTATGGTCTTGATTACGCCCAGCGCTATCGCAACCTGCGGTGCATCGGAGTCCTCAAAACGGAACAACAACAAGGAAACTAA